The following proteins are encoded in a genomic region of Ignavibacteriota bacterium:
- the rplL gene encoding 50S ribosomal protein L7/L12, whose amino-acid sequence MSVIDEIVEKIEKLTLLEASELKKALEDKFGVTASAPMMMAGPMPGAAAPAAEVEEKTEFNVELTAAGTNKINVIKVVRAATSLGLKEAKDLVDGAPSVVKEALPKADAEKLKKELEDAGATVVLK is encoded by the coding sequence ATGTCAGTTATTGACGAAATCGTCGAAAAAATCGAGAAACTTACGCTTCTTGAAGCTTCCGAGCTCAAGAAGGCACTCGAAGACAAGTTCGGCGTTACCGCCTCCGCTCCGATGATGATGGCGGGCCCGATGCCCGGCGCCGCTGCCCCGGCAGCCGAAGTGGAAGAGAAGACCGAGTTCAATGTGGAGCTCACCGCTGCAGGCACGAACAAGATCAACGTGATCAAGGTTGTGCGCGCGGCGACGAGCCTTGGACTCAAGGAAGCCAAAGACCTCGTGGACGGTGCACCGAGCGTCGTGAAGGAAGCCCTTCCGAAGGCCGATGCCGAGAAGCTGAAAAAGGAACTCGAGGACGCCGGCGCGACCGTCGTTCTGAAGTAA